CAGGCCCTCCGTGTTCTCCGGGTGGTGGCAGGCCACACGCTGGCCCGGCCGGAGTTCCAGGAGCGGGGGCTCCTGGGTCTTGCAGAGGTCCGTCGCCTTCCAGCACCGGGTGTGGAAGCGGCAGCCCGGCGGCGGGGCGATCGGGGACGGGACGTCGCCGGTGAGCAGGATGCGGTCGCTCTTGGCGCCCCGGCGGCGCGGGTCCGGGATCGGGACCGCGGACATCAGGGCCCGGGTGTACGGGTGCATCGGGTTCTCGTACAGGGACTTGCGGTCCGCGAGCTCGACGACCTTGCCGAGGTACATCACCGCGATGCGGTCCGAGACGTGCCGGATGACCGAGAGGTCGTGCGCGATGATCACGTACGTGAGGCCGAGCTCCTGCTGGAGGTCGTCCAGCAGGTTGACCACCTGGGCCTGGATGGAGACGTCCAGGGCCGACACCGGCTCGTCCGCCACCACCAGCTTCGGCTTCAGGGCCAGGGCCCGGGCGATGCCGATGCGCTGGCGCTGACCGCCCGAGAACTCGTGCGGGTAGCGGTTGTAGTGCTCGGGGTTGAGGCCCACGAGACCCAGGAGGCGCTGGACCTCCTTCCGCACACCGCCCTCGGGCTCGACGCCCTGGAGCTTGAAGGGCGCGGAGACGATCGTGCCGACCGTGTGGCGCGGGTTCAGCGAGCCGTACGGGTCCTGGAAGATCATCTGGATGTCCCGGCGGAACGGGCGCATCCCGCCGACTCCCAGGTGGGAGATGTCCTTGCCCTGGAACTCGACCGTGCCGTCGGTCGGTTCGAGGAGCCGGGTGATGAGCCGGCCCATCGTGGACTTGCCGCAGCCGGACTCGCCGACGACGCCGAGGGTCTCACCGGGCAGGACCTCGAAGTCGATCCCGTCGACCGCCTTGACCGCACCGGTCTGGCGCTGGAGAAGCCCCTTCTTGATGGGGAAGTGCTTCTTCAGGCCGGTGACCTTGAGGAGGGGTTCCATGGTCTCGCTCACAGTTTCGGCGCAATCTCTTCGGTCCAGATCCGGGTGCGCTCCTCCTGCGGCATGTGGCAGGCCGAGAAGTGGCGGTCGCCGGCCGGCGCCAGCTCGGGCCGCTGGGTGCGCGTGATGCCGCCCTTGGGGACGTCCGCGTACGGGCAGCGGGGGTTGAAGGCACAGCCGCTCGGGATGTTGATGAGGCTGGGCGGGTTGCCCTTGACCGGGATGAGCCGCTCGGTCTGCTCGCGGTCGATCCTCGGCATCGAGCCGAGCAGACCCCAGGTGTAGGGGTGCTGCGGCTCGTAGAAGACGGATTCGGCCGGTCCGCGCTCGACACAGCGCCCGCCGTACATCACGAGGATGTCGTCGGCGAGCTCGGCGACGACGCCGAGGTCGTGGGTGATGATGACGACCGCCGAGCCGAACTCCTTCTGGAGGTCCCGCATCAGGTCGAGGATCTGCGCCTGCACGGTCACGTCGAGCGCGGTGGTCGGCTCGTCCGCGATGAGCAGTTCGGGGTTGTTGACGAGCGCCATGGCGATCATCGCGCGCTGGCGCATGCCGCCGGAGAACTCGTGCGGGTAGTTCTCGAACCGCTTGGCGGGCTCGGGGATGCCGACCCGGTCGAGGAGTTCGACGGCCCGCCGGCGCGCCGTCTTCTTGTCCACGTTGTTGTGGACGCGGTACGCCTCCACGATCTGGTGGCCGATCGTGTAGTACGGGTGCATCGCGGACAGCGGATCCTGGAAGATCATCGCCATCTCGCGGCCGCGCATCTTGCGGACCTCGTCGGGGTCCGCGGAGAGCAGCTCGCGGCCGTTGAGCCAGATCTCGCCGGAGATCCTCGCCTTCTGGCGGCCGTACTGGCCGACCGTGTGCAGGCCCATGATGCCGAGCGACGTGACCGACTTGCCGGAGCCGGACTCGCCCACGATGCCGAGGGTCTTGCCCTTCTCCAGCTGGAAGCTGAGGCCGTCGACCGACTTGACCAGACCGTCGTCGGTCGGGAAGTGGATCTTCAGGTCGCGTACGTCGAGGAAGGCGTCCGACGGGGCGTCCTTCGAGCGGGCGACGGGCTCTCCGAGCGCCGCGCCCGTCTTCGTCAGCTTGTCGGTCATGCGAGCCTCACTCGGGGGTCGATCACCGCGTACAGAAGGTCCACCACGAGGTTGGCGACGACCACGCAGGCGGCGGTGATGAGGGTGACCGCCAGGATCAGCGGCAGGTCACGCTCGCTCACGCCCTTGATGGCCAGGCCGCCGAGGCCGTGGAGGCTGAACGCGGTCTCCGTCAGGATCGCGCCGCCGACGAGGGCGCCGAGGTCCATGCCGAAGATGGTCAGGATGGGGGTCATGGTGGAGCGCATCGCGTGCTTGCCGAGCACGACCGGCTCCGGCAGACCCTTGGCCCGCGCCGTACGGATGTAGTCCTCGCCGAGGACCTCCAGCATGGTGGCGCGGGTGAGCCGCGCGTACATCGCCGCGTACAGGAAGGCGAGGGTGACCCAGGGCAGGAGCAGCCCGCCGAACCAGCCGCCGAACGACTCGGTGATCGGCGTGTACGTGGCGTCGACCCAGCCGAGCTCCGTACGGAAGACGAGCATCGCCAGCATGGCGGTGAAGAAGATGGGGAGCGAGACGCCCGCGAGCGCGGTGATCATCGCCGCGCGGTCGATGATCGTGCCGCGCTTGAGCGCGGAGATCACACCCGTGGACACACCGAGGACCAGCCACAGCACGGCGGCGCCGAGGACCATGGAGAGGGTCACGGGGAAGGCGTCGACGATCATCGTCCACACCTCCTGCTCGGTGCGGAACGAGTAGCCGAAACAGGGCATCGCGCAGTGGATGGTTTCGCCACCGCCCGTGTAGTCCCGGCCGACGAAGATGCCGGAGACGAAGTGCCAGAACTGAACCAGGATCGGCTCGTCCAGGCCCAGCTTCTGACGGATGCCCTCAATGGATGCCGGATCCGCCTGCTTGCCGACGAACATCGCGGCAGGGTCGCTGCCGGTCATCTTGGGGATGAGGAAGAAGATGCTGAGCGTCACGAGCGTGACGACGAGCAGCATCGCGACGACTGCGAAGAGCCGTCGGACTATGTATGCAAGCATGCGGTCGGCCGGTCGGCGGCAGGGGGACCCGATCGGATCCCCCTGCCGCCGCCCTCGGCCATCACCTGCCCTTCGGACCTGGCGGCGGGTGGTGCGCCGGTGAAGCGGGTCGGATTACTTGACGACGCCGAGCGACGCGTAGTCGTAGCGGCCGTTGTAGGCGTCCGCCGTGTAGACGTTGGTCAGCCTGGAGCTGCGCCAGATGATGTTCTTCTCGTGGGTGAAGGGCAGGTAGACCGCGGCCTCCGAGACCTTCGTGTTGATCTGCTTGTAGAGCTCGCCGGCCTTGTCGGGGTCGGTCTCCTTCAGTGCCTGGTCGAACAGGCCGTTGATGGCCTTGTCGTTCAGCTGGGAGAAGTTGTTGTTACCGCTCTGGAGGATGAAGCGGCCGTCGACCAGCGGCTGGAGGAAGCCCTGCCCGGTCGGGAAGTCGGCGCCCCAGCCCATGATGATGATGCCGTAGCCCTTGTCCTTGACGACCTTCGGCGAACCGATGATGCCGGACGTCTGGGCGCCGTCGAACAGGTCGATCTGGGCGTCGATGCCGACGGCCTTCAGCGAGTTCTGGAGGGACTCGGCGGTCGCGATCTCGACCTTCTTGTTGTTGCGGACCGCGATCGTGGTCTTGAAGCCGTCCGGCTTGCCGCACTTCTTGAGCGCGTCCTTCGCCTTGGCGAGGTCCGGCGCGCCGCCGAGCTTGCCGTACGGGTCGGCCTTCGCGTCGGCACCCTTGAGCGCCGGCGGCAGCATGTTGGTGGCGATGTCGCCACCGCCCTGCGGGCCGCCACGGGCGGTCTGGAGGGACTTGGAGTCGGCCGCGTAGATGATGGCCTTGCGGCACTCGATGTTGGGGATCACCGTCTGCGGGAAGACCGCGTAGCGGATGAAGCCCGTCTGCGGGTTGTCGACGTTGCCCTTGTGCTGCTGGAGCACCTTCTGGCGCGCGGCGGCACCGACACCCGTCGCGTTGATGTCGAGGTCGTACTCGCCCTCGACCAGACGGTTGTCCATGTCGTCGGCGTTCGTGGTGAACGTGACGCTGATCTTGTCCGGCAGGGCCTTGCGGATGGTGTCCGTCTTGGAGTCCCACTTGTCGTTGCGGACAAGCTTGATGGACTTGTTCGGCGTGTACGACTCCCACTTGTACGGACCGGAGGAGAAGGGCTTCAGCTGGTACTTGGCCTTGGTGTCCTTGTCCTGGCGGACCGGGGACGCGGCGGGCATGGCCAGCATCTGCAGGAAGTCACCGTTGGCGACCGGCAGCTTGAAGATGATGGTCTTGTCGTCCGGGGTCTCGATCGCCTTGAGGCCGAGCTTGTCCGCGGAGGTGTCCTTGTACGGGCCCTTGTACTCGCCCTTGGGGTCCAGGACCTGCTGGAGGTAGATCGGGCCGCCGGAGATGACGTCCTGGGCCCAGATGCGCTCGATGCCGTACTTGATGTCCTTGGAGGTGATCGGCTTGCCGTCCTCCCAGGTGACCCCGTCCTTCAGCGTGAAGGTGTAGGTCAGGCCGTCGGCCGAGACCTTGCCGGCGTCGGTGGCGAGGTCCGGGACGAGCTCGGTGGAGGCGGCGCCCGGCTCGGCCTTGAAGGTGACCAGCTGGCGGGTGTAGTAGCGGGCGAAGTCCCACACGAAGCCGTAGTAGCCGCGCTGCGGGTCCCACGAGTCGGCCTCCTGCGAGCCGATGAACTTCAGCTCGCCGCCCTTCTTGTCCGAGGGGTTGGCGACCTTGTTCACGGCGGCGTTGAAGCCGGCCGTGCCCGCCTTGTTGCCGTCCTTGCCGTCCGTCTTGCCGCCGTCGCCGCCGCACGCGGTGGTGACGACCATCGTGGCCGCTGCCAGCAGCGCGCCCGCGGCGATTCTGCGCCTCTGAGAGCTCATCAGAGTCATGGGTCTCGCAACCTCCGGAGTAGTGGCGGCCGTCATGTCGGTCCGCCGTTGGGGGATGAGCCTCCTGTCGCCAGCGGCAGGGGCGGGGCTTGTGTCGTCTTGGGTCCGTCGACGAGCGGTCAGCGGGAGCCCTTCGGGTCGAGCGCGTCACGCACGCCGTCGCCGAAGAGGTTGAACGCCAGGACGGTGATGAAGATCGCGAGGCCCGGGATCACCATGAAGACGGGGTCCGCCTCGTACGTGGTGATGGCCGTCGACAGCATCTGCCCCCAGGAAGCGGTGGGAGGCTTCACACCCGCGCCGAGGAAGCTGAGCGCCGCTTCGGTGAGGATGTTGGTGGGGATCATGAGGGTCGCGTAGACCATGATCGGGGCGATCAGGTTGGGGAGCAGCTCGCGGCGCAGGATGTAGAGGCGGCCGGCGCCCAGGCTCTGGGCGGCCTCGACGTACTCGCGGTTGCGCAGCGAGAGGGTCTGGCCGCGGACGATGCGGCCCACGTACGGCCAGCCGAAGAAGCCGATGACGACCACCAGCGCGGCGATGCGCACGCCGGAGCCGTCGAGGCCGAGGAGCTCGTTGGGCAGCACCGAGACCAGGGCGATCGTGAAGAGCAGCTGCGGGAAGGCGAGCATGACGTCCATGACCCGGCTGAGGACCGCGTCGATCCAGCCGCCGAAGTAGCCCGCGACGATGCCGAGGACCGTGCCGAGGACGACGGCGAAGACCGCCGCGAGGAAGGCGACGAGCAGCGAGATCCGGGCGCCGTAGACGATGCGGCTGAAGACGTCGCGGCCGTTGACCGGCTCGACGCCCAGGAGGAAGTCGGAGCTGATGCCGCCCCAGGACCCGATCGGCGTGCCGAAGAGCGGGTCGATCTGGTCCTCGTGGAAGTCGTTCGGCGGGTGGCCGAGGAGACCGACGATGACCGGGGCGAAGATCGCGACCAGGATGAGGAAGACGACGACGAAGGCGCCCGCGAGGGCGAGTTTGTCGCGCTTCAGGCGCGTCCAGGCGATCTGCCAGGGCGAGCGGCCCTGGATCGCCTTGGCGGAGGCGTCTGAGCTGCCGGAGTTGTCCGGAGTGCCGGGAGCGTCGGGCGCGCCGACGACGGTGGCGGTCGACTCGCCCGCACTCGTCTCGTGCAGTGGTGCCGTCATCGTGGTGAGGACCCCTCTCGGCCGCCGGTAGCCGGCCCTTGCCCTGCCGCGGGTAGCGGCTCGGTGGAACAACCTGCGGGGCTTCGATTCGAAGGGAGCCGAACGCCCGGTGTTCCGGGGAGTCTTCAATGCCTCCGCGATCACCCGCCAGCCCTGACGAGGAATGTTTGCTCAAACGTGATGCGGTGCTGCGACTTCCGTTATCCGGACGTCGCGATCACCTGAGCGGACCATCTCGGGTCCTCTTCACCGCAATCGGACATGTCACACAACTAGGCGTTCGAGGTGCGGTATTGGGGCGAACAACGGCCTCCGGAGAGGACTCCGGAGGCCGTTGGGGCAGGAAGGGGAAAGAGTGACGTCTCAGTATCCGGACTGGGCCGGCGGCGGGTAGCCGTATCCCGGCACGGCGGCGGATCCGCGTCCGGCGTGCGCCTCCCGGTCGTAGAAGGGCCGCGCGTTGGCACTCAGCCAGAGGGCCACCGGGTCGTACGCGTCGGAGAGCGCGACCGTCGAGACGGGCAGCCCGTCGGGCACGGCGGAGATCGACTGGCGCATCATCGCGCGGACGGAGTCGACGGCGGCCGCGGACGTGTCGTACAGGTCGAGTCCGACGGCGAGGTACGGGGAGCCGAGCGCGGGCTGCACCCAGCCGCGGCGCAGCGACCGGACGGCCGGCGTGCGGTGCGCGTTCTGCGTGAGCAGGGCGTAGAACTGCGGGATCTCCAGTGCCGGCTCGCTGACGCGCAGCGGCCCGGCGGGCATCCGGTCGAGGCCGGTGGCGATCCGGCGCAGGTCGGCCCACGGGATGCCGACGCCGCCGCCGGGGGCGTGCGGATTCAGCCAGATGCCCCAGCGGTCGGGGTAGAGGGCGCGGGCCATCTCACGGCCGGTGACGAGCTCGTGGGCGCGGTTCCAGCCGGAGGCGGCGAGCTCCTGCGCGGAGGTCACGCAGGGCGCGTAGCCGAAGCCGTCGACCTCCATGTTCCCGTACTGGGCGTCGGACGAGCCGGCCGAACCCTGCCAGAGCAGCATCCAGACCTCGCCGTCGGCCAGGGCGTGCAGCAGCCGCTCGTACGCGTCGTAGCGTCCGGGTGCCACCTGGCGCAGCATGTGCTCGACCTGACCGGTCGCAGCGGTGCCTGACGCGCTCACCCTGGGTCCCGCCCCTCTTCCGTTCACCACGTCCGCCCGGACGTCGTCTGTCCGGCTACCGATTCAGTTCAGCTTAAACAGGGTGCCGCTCACCCGGCGGCGCGCTGGTAGAAGGGGCGTACCCGCTCCAGCATCCAGTCGCCGACCGGGTCCTGCGCCATGTCGAGCAGGATGAGGTTGACCGGCCAGGCGACCTCGACGCGGCCGAGGGCGCGGCCGAGGGCGTCCAGGGGGGCGTTGCGGTCGACGCCGTCCCAGGCGGCGAGCTGGACGCCGATGAAGAGGGCGGGTTCGGTGCCCTCGACGCTCGCGAGGGCGCGGCGGGCGGTGGCGACGACGCCCGTGGCCTCGAACTCGGCGGACGCGGCGGCGAGGAAGTCGACGGGGTCGTCCTGCCAGTCGGGCTCGAAGAGCCGGACGCGGCCGCCGGTGGCCGGGCCGTCGAGCGGGGTGCGGCCGGTCCGGCAGAGTTCCGCCACGGCGGGCGGGGGCAGCGGGACGCCGACGGTGCCGCCGGGGTTCACGGCGATGCCCAGCTGCGGGGGCAGGCCGCGGGCGAAGTCGCGGGCGGGGGCGACGGTGTAGGACATGTGCGTGCCGACACAGGCGACGAACTGCTGCTCGGAGCTGAAGACGGGGACGAAGGCCGCGCCGTCGATCTCCATCGTGGCGAGGTCCAGGTCGGGACTGTCGGGACCGCCGCCGTTGGGCAGCGGGATCCAGACCGGGCTGCGGCCCAGCACCTCGACCAGTCGGCCCCCTGCGCCGGGGTTGCCGAGCGAGGCGGCCAGCACCTCTTCGAGCTCATTGCCCGGCCACGTCACGTCCACGGTCCCACTTCCCCTGTTCTCGCGCGGGCGCACCCTCCCGCGCCGCCCCGCAGCACCCTAACGCCGCCCCGGAGCCGCCGTGGCCAAAAGCAGGGGGTACGAGCAAGAGGGACGGCCCTCGGGCCGCGTCGGGGGCGCCCTCAGGCCGCGTCGCGGAAGCCGATCCTCCGCAGGGCGTCCGCGGCGTCCCGGTCCAGGAGCGTCGCGGACGCGCAGCCGTGCGGCAGGGCGCCGGACTCGGCGGCCCGCAGGAGCCGGCCGACGGCCCGCCGGTGCCGGGCGAAGGCGTAGGCGGAGACACCGCGGCCCCGGGCGCGCTGGCCGTCGCGCGCGATGTCCGGGCCGACGTCGAGCAGGACCAGGTGCAGGGCGCCGCCGCGGCGCCGCGCCTCGCGGGCGAGCCAGCGCCGCACCCAGGACTGGGTGCCGCAGTCGTGCACGACGACGCTCGCGCCGGAGCGCAGGGCGCGGCGCAGTCCGGCGTAGTGCGCGAGCCGGACCAGGGGGCGGTAGACCGCGTACGGCAGGAGGCGCGGCATGCGGGCCTCCCAGCGCTCGCGGACGTCCTGGGAGTCGATGCCCCGGCCTTCGGCGGCGCGTCTCATGAGGGTGGACTTGCCGCTGCCGGGCAGCCCGGAGACGACGACGAGGTCGCCGGCGGCGAAGGTGAGGGCACGGGGCCCCCGGCCGCCGCGCTCGCGCAGGTCCCGCAGGAGCCGGCCTCGGCGGCCGGTTCTGGCCCTGGTCCGGGCCCGGGCACGCTGGGACGGTATGCCGGTACTGGTCCCGTATGCGCCGGTGTGCTGAATCCTCATCGTTGCTCCCCCTGCCGGGCCTCAGGAGACCCTTGCCCACAAAGTGTAAAGAAGCGGTAATGAGATACAAGTGATGTGCCGCGCGGAGCACGCGTGCAATGATGTGCGCGCCAGGCGCGCTCAGTCGCCATACAACCTCATACCGGCCGCTCGAATCCGCGCGGGAGAGTTCCGGAACGCCTCGGCGTCCGGACGCCGAAGGAGCAAGACCCTCCCTTGAATCTCTCAGGCCCCGTACCGCGTGGATGAGGCAGATCTGAAAAGCGGGACACCCTGCCGTGTCCCCACCCAAGGTGCAAGCCGACCTCTCGTGTGACGAGATGCTCTCGGTGAACCTCTCAGGTTCCATGACAGATGGGGAGGACGTCCTCGCCCGTCATGTGTTTCGTCACCGAACCGCCCTTGGGATCCGGGAGCCACCCCATGAGCACTGCCCCCCGTCTGACCGCCCTCGATGCGCTGCATCGTTCGCTGGGCGCGACCATGACCGACTTCGCGGGCTGGGACATGCCCCTGCGCTACGCCAGCGAGCGGGACGAGCACATCGCCGTCCGGACCAAGGCGGGCCTCTTCGACCTCTCCCACATGGGCGAGATCACCGTCACCGGGCCGCAGGCCGTCGAGCTCCTCGACCACGCCCTCGTCGGCAACATCTCCACGGTGGGCGTGGGCCGCGCCCGCTACACGATGATCTGCCAGGAGGACGGCGGCATCCTCGACGACCTGATCGTCTACCGCCTCGGCGAGACCGAGTACATGGTCGTCGCGAACGCCTCGAACGCGCAGATCGTCCTGGACGCGCTGACCGAGCGCGCGGCCGGCTTCGACGCCGAGGTCCGCGACGACCGTGACGCGTACGCCCTGATCGCGGTCCAGGGCCCGGAGTCCCCCGGCATCCTGAAGTCGCTCACCGACGCCGACCTGGACGGGCTGAAGTACTACGC
The sequence above is a segment of the Streptomyces sp. NBC_01255 genome. Coding sequences within it:
- a CDS encoding ABC transporter permease — its product is MTAPLHETSAGESTATVVGAPDAPGTPDNSGSSDASAKAIQGRSPWQIAWTRLKRDKLALAGAFVVVFLILVAIFAPVIVGLLGHPPNDFHEDQIDPLFGTPIGSWGGISSDFLLGVEPVNGRDVFSRIVYGARISLLVAFLAAVFAVVLGTVLGIVAGYFGGWIDAVLSRVMDVMLAFPQLLFTIALVSVLPNELLGLDGSGVRIAALVVVIGFFGWPYVGRIVRGQTLSLRNREYVEAAQSLGAGRLYILRRELLPNLIAPIMVYATLMIPTNILTEAALSFLGAGVKPPTASWGQMLSTAITTYEADPVFMVIPGLAIFITVLAFNLFGDGVRDALDPKGSR
- a CDS encoding ABC transporter ATP-binding protein — encoded protein: MTDKLTKTGAALGEPVARSKDAPSDAFLDVRDLKIHFPTDDGLVKSVDGLSFQLEKGKTLGIVGESGSGKSVTSLGIMGLHTVGQYGRQKARISGEIWLNGRELLSADPDEVRKMRGREMAMIFQDPLSAMHPYYTIGHQIVEAYRVHNNVDKKTARRRAVELLDRVGIPEPAKRFENYPHEFSGGMRQRAMIAMALVNNPELLIADEPTTALDVTVQAQILDLMRDLQKEFGSAVVIITHDLGVVAELADDILVMYGGRCVERGPAESVFYEPQHPYTWGLLGSMPRIDREQTERLIPVKGNPPSLINIPSGCAFNPRCPYADVPKGGITRTQRPELAPAGDRHFSACHMPQEERTRIWTEEIAPKL
- a CDS encoding enhanced serine sensitivity protein SseB C-terminal domain-containing protein, whose translation is MSASGTAATGQVEHMLRQVAPGRYDAYERLLHALADGEVWMLLWQGSAGSSDAQYGNMEVDGFGYAPCVTSAQELAASGWNRAHELVTGREMARALYPDRWGIWLNPHAPGGGVGIPWADLRRIATGLDRMPAGPLRVSEPALEIPQFYALLTQNAHRTPAVRSLRRGWVQPALGSPYLAVGLDLYDTSAAAVDSVRAMMRQSISAVPDGLPVSTVALSDAYDPVALWLSANARPFYDREAHAGRGSAAVPGYGYPPPAQSGY
- a CDS encoding ABC transporter permease produces the protein MLAYIVRRLFAVVAMLLVVTLVTLSIFFLIPKMTGSDPAAMFVGKQADPASIEGIRQKLGLDEPILVQFWHFVSGIFVGRDYTGGGETIHCAMPCFGYSFRTEQEVWTMIVDAFPVTLSMVLGAAVLWLVLGVSTGVISALKRGTIIDRAAMITALAGVSLPIFFTAMLAMLVFRTELGWVDATYTPITESFGGWFGGLLLPWVTLAFLYAAMYARLTRATMLEVLGEDYIRTARAKGLPEPVVLGKHAMRSTMTPILTIFGMDLGALVGGAILTETAFSLHGLGGLAIKGVSERDLPLILAVTLITAACVVVANLVVDLLYAVIDPRVRLA
- a CDS encoding ABC transporter ATP-binding protein, whose protein sequence is MEPLLKVTGLKKHFPIKKGLLQRQTGAVKAVDGIDFEVLPGETLGVVGESGCGKSTMGRLITRLLEPTDGTVEFQGKDISHLGVGGMRPFRRDIQMIFQDPYGSLNPRHTVGTIVSAPFKLQGVEPEGGVRKEVQRLLGLVGLNPEHYNRYPHEFSGGQRQRIGIARALALKPKLVVADEPVSALDVSIQAQVVNLLDDLQQELGLTYVIIAHDLSVIRHVSDRIAVMYLGKVVELADRKSLYENPMHPYTRALMSAVPIPDPRRRGAKSDRILLTGDVPSPIAPPPGCRFHTRCWKATDLCKTQEPPLLELRPGQRVACHHPENTEGLTIPGARESVEITKTEEKATEAEAESATEASAEASAEAESAAAPESDSEPSTEGEAPKA
- a CDS encoding AAA family ATPase, whose protein sequence is MRIQHTGAYGTSTGIPSQRARARTRARTGRRGRLLRDLRERGGRGPRALTFAAGDLVVVSGLPGSGKSTLMRRAAEGRGIDSQDVRERWEARMPRLLPYAVYRPLVRLAHYAGLRRALRSGASVVVHDCGTQSWVRRWLAREARRRGGALHLVLLDVGPDIARDGQRARGRGVSAYAFARHRRAVGRLLRAAESGALPHGCASATLLDRDAADALRRIGFRDAA
- a CDS encoding ABC transporter substrate-binding protein — protein: MTLMSSQRRRIAAGALLAAATMVVTTACGGDGGKTDGKDGNKAGTAGFNAAVNKVANPSDKKGGELKFIGSQEADSWDPQRGYYGFVWDFARYYTRQLVTFKAEPGAASTELVPDLATDAGKVSADGLTYTFTLKDGVTWEDGKPITSKDIKYGIERIWAQDVISGGPIYLQQVLDPKGEYKGPYKDTSADKLGLKAIETPDDKTIIFKLPVANGDFLQMLAMPAASPVRQDKDTKAKYQLKPFSSGPYKWESYTPNKSIKLVRNDKWDSKTDTIRKALPDKISVTFTTNADDMDNRLVEGEYDLDINATGVGAAARQKVLQQHKGNVDNPQTGFIRYAVFPQTVIPNIECRKAIIYAADSKSLQTARGGPQGGGDIATNMLPPALKGADAKADPYGKLGGAPDLAKAKDALKKCGKPDGFKTTIAVRNNKKVEIATAESLQNSLKAVGIDAQIDLFDGAQTSGIIGSPKVVKDKGYGIIIMGWGADFPTGQGFLQPLVDGRFILQSGNNNFSQLNDKAINGLFDQALKETDPDKAGELYKQINTKVSEAAVYLPFTHEKNIIWRSSRLTNVYTADAYNGRYDYASLGVVK
- a CDS encoding enhanced serine sensitivity protein SseB, translating into MDVTWPGNELEEVLAASLGNPGAGGRLVEVLGRSPVWIPLPNGGGPDSPDLDLATMEIDGAAFVPVFSSEQQFVACVGTHMSYTVAPARDFARGLPPQLGIAVNPGGTVGVPLPPPAVAELCRTGRTPLDGPATGGRVRLFEPDWQDDPVDFLAAASAEFEATGVVATARRALASVEGTEPALFIGVQLAAWDGVDRNAPLDALGRALGRVEVAWPVNLILLDMAQDPVGDWMLERVRPFYQRAAG